The nucleotide window CACGGCGTGCAATACCTTTCGATCCGCTACACGGACCGCTTGGCGGAGGCGGGCATCGAGCCCTCGGTTGGCACCGTCGGCGACTCCTATGACAATGCCCTCGCCGAATCCGTGATCGGCTTGTACACGCCTGCCGCTCGACAACAATCTCAGCGAGCGCGAGCTCCGCCGCCAAGTCGTGGGCCGCAAGAACTGGCTCTTCGTCGGCTCCGACGAGGCCGCCGCGGTGAACACGACCTTCGTGTCCCTGCTCGCGAGCTGCCAGGTGCACGGCCTCGAGCCTTGGGCGTACCTGCGCGATCTCTTCTGCCTGCTGCCCGACTGGCCCCACCGCCGCGTCCTCGAGCTCGCGCCCGTCCACTGGCAGGAGACCCTCCAGCAGTCGGACGCTCAGGAGCGGCTCGCCACCAACCCCTTCCGCGCCGCCACGATCGCGCTCGACCAGCCCCACGCTGACGCGTCGTAGCGCATCGGGCCCACGCCGTCAGCGACGCGGTTCGCCGAACGCTTACCGAGGGCCGGTGACGCGGCCCGGTCGCGCTTCGGACGGTCAGTGGCAGAAGCTCGGGGATGTATCGCCGACGAGCCGTAGTACCTCGTCCGCGCGTGGCGTCCCGAACTGGAGGAGGTCACGTACGAGACACTGGTAGCGGCGGATCAAACACCGCTGATAGTCCGCCAGACTGCCGAGCGTGTCGACTCCCACCGCCCGACAAACCTGTTCCAGCTTTGCAAGCCCCAACCCCTGCTCGCTTGCCAACGTCGCGAAGGGGGTCGCACATCGCTTGCCGATACCGCGCCCGAGCTTCTCCGCGAGCGCCGGCAAACCCGTATCGAGCTGTTTCACGCACGCGCGTTCTGCCTTCGTGAGGCAGCCGGCGTTGCCGGGCTTCAACTGCAGGCAGCGGAGGACCTTGGCGACGCAGCCATCGAGGCGCTTGAGGGCGGTCGACACGTAGCGGCTTCCCCCGGTCACGATCGCCTTCTGGCACGCGACCACCGGCTTGCCTGCTGCGCCGGCAGTGGAGAGCGCGATCCGGGACTTCGCGAAATCGCCGAGGCAGTTGTCCGCGCCGAGGGGCACCTGGGCATCTTCGGCCAGCTCCCGGACCCGCGGCATCGCGCTCGTCATGACCTCTTCCGCGCGACAGGCGTGCTGTGCTGCGACACAGCGCGCGATGGCTTCGGTGCTACCGACCGAGCCGCCGAAGTTGTCGCCGCAGTCGTCGGCGATCTGCCCGAAGTCGAGACCCCGTGCCGAGAGCATCGTCGTCTGCTCGACGTCCGCGCAGCCCTTCTCCACGGCCGCCACGAACTTCTCGGTCGTTGCAGGCAGTGCGCCCAGGGCCTTCGAGCACTTCTCCTTGGCTTTGCCCTCGCAAGCGAGATCGCCCGGTTTCGTCTGTTCGCAATCGAGGAGTGCCGCACCGCACGTGGACAGGGTTCGGAGACGCTTCACGACCAACGCCTGCGTACCGGCAGCAACCGCCGGTTGGCATTTTGCCACTTGCCTGGCGTCGGTGATGGCGAGCTGGCACGTACAGGCAGCTCGTCCGTCCACAGCTTGCGCCGCGATCGGCTGGTTCGCCGGATTCGCGACGTCGACGTCACGCAAACCGAGCTCGGTATCGGGAGACGAATCGCAGATGCTGTTCGCCAGCCGCAAGCGCAGGGTCATGATGGATCCGTCGCCTGCCGGGAGCACCTGACCACCCAAGC belongs to Deltaproteobacteria bacterium and includes:
- a CDS encoding transposase; this encodes MPLDNNLSERELRRQVVGRKNWLFVGSDEAAAVNTTFVSLLASCQVHGLEPWAYLRDLFCLLPDWPHRRVLELAPVHWQETLQQSDAQERLATNPFRAATIALDQPHADAS